One window from the genome of Rhodopirellula halodulae encodes:
- the gcvH gene encoding glycine cleavage system protein GcvH: protein MARDPSTLRYAETHEWVDVQEDGGDKIATIGISAFAVEQLNDLVYMDLPEVGRQLEIGEEFGEVESVKAVSPLYSPVAGEVVEVHSDLPDNLDNLNEDAFDFGWILKVKLSADLPESLMDYAAYQKQCSEAG, encoded by the coding sequence ATGGCACGAGACCCTTCGACCCTGCGTTATGCCGAGACCCATGAGTGGGTTGATGTTCAAGAAGATGGCGGCGACAAGATCGCAACGATTGGTATCTCCGCGTTTGCCGTCGAGCAACTCAATGACCTGGTCTACATGGACTTGCCCGAAGTCGGTCGCCAATTGGAAATCGGCGAAGAGTTCGGTGAAGTCGAATCCGTGAAAGCGGTCAGTCCGTTGTACAGTCCCGTCGCGGGCGAAGTGGTCGAGGTGCATTCGGATCTTCCCGACAACCTGGACAACTTGAACGAAGACGCGTTCGACTTTGGATGGATTCTGAAAGTGAAATTGTCAGCCGATTTGCCTGAATCGCTGATGGACTATGCCGCTTATCAAAAACAGTGTTCCGAAGCAGGTTGA
- the gcvPA gene encoding aminomethyl-transferring glycine dehydrogenase subunit GcvPA gives MSYLFHTEDDRREMLKSIGAESIDEIINAQVPEEVRLKRALDLPPACDELTLTAEMTRLATRNASADSHVCFLGGGAYDHFIPAAVDEIASRGEYYTSYTPYQAEVSQGNLQVMFEYETLVTQLTGLGVSNASLYDGGSAATEAVLMSLAMQKGRKKVITSDLVHPQYRDILVAYLENIDAELVVVPSDENGHSKPIMDAVDDQTACVLIQHPNFVGELESVAEIAAAAKQAGALTIQVFDPVSLGRLKRPGDMGVDIAIAEGQSLGNPLAYGGPYLGIMACREELVRRLPGRIAGQTTDRRGKRCWVLTLQTREQHIRREKATSNICSNQTLLALRATVHLSLMGPKGLQETADHCIAKTAYAKEVLAQSDRFEIVGDGPSLKEFVVRDQAADVAGLLAHARAHGVLAGIDLNPMCPGGSEASQASIALPSRYENCFLVAVTEKRSRAEIDRWGKVLCEAPAMATV, from the coding sequence ATGAGTTATCTCTTTCACACCGAAGATGATCGCCGGGAAATGTTGAAGTCCATCGGTGCGGAAAGCATCGATGAAATCATCAACGCTCAGGTCCCTGAAGAAGTTCGTTTGAAACGAGCCCTGGACCTGCCGCCGGCTTGCGATGAATTGACGCTCACCGCCGAGATGACGCGGTTGGCGACTCGCAACGCTTCCGCGGATTCGCACGTGTGCTTTCTTGGCGGCGGTGCCTACGACCACTTCATTCCCGCCGCGGTTGATGAAATCGCTTCGCGGGGTGAGTACTACACGTCGTACACACCGTACCAAGCCGAGGTGAGCCAAGGCAATCTTCAGGTGATGTTTGAGTACGAAACCTTGGTCACGCAGTTGACCGGTTTGGGAGTCAGCAACGCCAGCTTGTACGACGGTGGTTCGGCCGCCACGGAAGCGGTGTTGATGTCACTGGCCATGCAAAAAGGTCGCAAGAAGGTCATCACGTCCGATTTGGTTCACCCGCAGTATCGCGACATTTTGGTCGCTTACTTGGAGAACATCGACGCCGAGTTGGTGGTTGTGCCTTCGGATGAAAACGGCCATTCCAAGCCAATCATGGATGCGGTGGATGACCAAACGGCTTGCGTGCTGATCCAGCATCCAAACTTCGTCGGCGAACTGGAATCGGTCGCGGAGATCGCTGCGGCGGCAAAGCAGGCCGGCGCACTGACCATTCAGGTCTTTGATCCTGTCAGTCTCGGACGTTTGAAACGTCCCGGTGATATGGGTGTCGACATTGCGATCGCCGAAGGGCAAAGCCTGGGCAATCCGCTTGCCTATGGCGGGCCATACCTGGGCATCATGGCATGTCGCGAAGAATTGGTTCGACGTCTGCCCGGCCGCATTGCGGGACAAACCACCGACCGACGTGGAAAACGTTGCTGGGTGCTGACATTGCAAACTCGCGAGCAGCACATTCGTCGCGAGAAAGCGACCAGCAATATCTGCAGCAATCAAACCTTGTTGGCTTTGCGGGCAACGGTTCATCTGTCGTTGATGGGGCCGAAGGGACTGCAAGAAACGGCGGACCACTGCATCGCCAAGACGGCTTACGCGAAAGAAGTCTTGGCTCAATCGGATCGATTCGAAATCGTCGGCGACGGACCTTCGTTGAAAGAATTCGTGGTTCGCGATCAAGCAGCGGATGTTGCCGGTTTGCTCGCCCATGCTCGGGCTCATGGAGTCCTCGCCGGAATCGATTTGAATCCGATGTGTCCCGGTGGCAGCGAAGCTTCCCAAGCATCGATTGCATTGCCATCGCGCTACGAGAATTGTTTCCTCGTCGCGGTGACTGAAAAACGTTCTCGTGCGGAAATCGATCGTTGGGGCAAAGTCCTCTGCGAAGCTCCCGCGATGGCCACGGTTTGA
- the gcvPB gene encoding aminomethyl-transferring glycine dehydrogenase subunit GcvPB, whose product MRNQQATQLLFELSREGRRAHRLGDLDVPAVDASDLFDSSDLAESAPPLPELAEGDVIRHFVGLSTLNMSVDTHFYPLGSCTMKYNPKRNERIASLPGFLNVHPMQDESGLQGLLQLLYELQGMFAEISGLPGVSMQPAAGAHGELTALFVAAAYFREQGSDRNVVLTADSAHGTNPASAQMAGFKTKTVKSNSDGLVDLEDLKAKLDDKTAVFMLTNPNTLGLFDRQIAEINRLVHEAGALIYLDGANMNAILGITRPGDFGADLMHYNPHKTFSGPHGGGGPGAGPICVRDFLTKYLPGPIVTRTENDSASGDEDRYTYHLTRPSEDSIGRVRSFFGNVGVLVRAYIYLRTYGGDGLRHVSEDAVLGANYLLSKVKHFLDVPHGDRCMHEFVASATRLKKEKKLSAMDIAKRILDYGFHAPTVYFPLVVDEAVMVEPTETESKQTLDAFVEALFRITEEGEELIHEAPHSTRISRPDDVTAARRPILKWSDAAGESAS is encoded by the coding sequence ATGCGAAACCAACAAGCAACTCAACTTCTGTTTGAACTCAGCCGCGAAGGTCGTCGGGCTCATCGGCTCGGTGATTTGGACGTGCCGGCCGTGGATGCCAGTGACCTGTTCGACTCATCTGACTTGGCCGAGTCCGCACCGCCTTTGCCCGAATTGGCAGAAGGTGATGTGATCCGTCACTTCGTCGGATTGTCGACGTTGAACATGAGCGTCGACACGCACTTTTATCCATTGGGTTCGTGCACGATGAAGTACAACCCGAAACGCAACGAACGCATCGCGTCGTTGCCCGGGTTCTTGAATGTGCATCCAATGCAGGACGAGTCCGGGCTGCAGGGTTTGCTGCAGCTGTTGTATGAACTGCAAGGCATGTTCGCGGAGATCAGCGGTTTGCCCGGTGTTTCGATGCAACCAGCGGCGGGAGCACATGGCGAGTTGACCGCGTTGTTCGTCGCGGCGGCTTATTTCCGCGAGCAAGGTAGCGATCGAAACGTGGTTTTGACGGCTGACTCGGCTCACGGAACCAACCCAGCTAGCGCTCAAATGGCCGGTTTCAAGACCAAGACGGTGAAGAGCAACTCTGATGGTTTGGTCGATCTCGAAGACTTGAAAGCGAAGCTGGATGACAAGACCGCTGTTTTCATGTTGACCAACCCAAACACGTTGGGATTGTTTGATCGTCAGATCGCAGAGATCAATCGTTTGGTCCACGAAGCCGGAGCGTTGATCTATCTGGATGGCGCGAACATGAATGCGATTTTGGGCATCACCCGACCCGGTGACTTCGGTGCGGATTTGATGCACTACAACCCGCACAAGACTTTCTCAGGACCTCATGGCGGTGGCGGTCCTGGCGCGGGACCCATTTGCGTTCGCGATTTTCTGACCAAGTACCTGCCCGGTCCAATCGTTACGCGTACTGAGAACGATAGCGCGAGCGGCGACGAAGATCGGTACACGTATCATCTGACCCGGCCATCGGAGGACTCCATCGGTCGTGTTCGAAGCTTCTTCGGCAACGTCGGTGTTTTGGTTCGTGCTTATATCTATCTGCGGACCTATGGCGGTGACGGACTTCGCCACGTCAGCGAAGACGCGGTGTTGGGTGCGAACTATTTGCTCAGCAAAGTGAAGCACTTCCTGGATGTGCCGCATGGTGATCGCTGCATGCACGAGTTTGTGGCATCGGCAACTCGGTTGAAGAAAGAGAAGAAACTGTCGGCGATGGACATCGCCAAGCGAATTCTTGATTACGGTTTCCATGCACCGACGGTGTATTTCCCGTTGGTCGTCGATGAAGCCGTCATGGTGGAACCGACGGAGACCGAGAGCAAACAAACGTTGGATGCCTTTGTCGAGGCTCTGTTCCGAATCACGGAAGAAGGCGAAGAGTTGATCCACGAAGCTCCCCACTCGACTCGCATCAGCCGTCCTGACGATGTCACGGCAGCACGCCGTCCAATTCTGAAGTGGTCGGATGCGGCGGGTGAGTCCGCTTCGTGA
- a CDS encoding lipoate--protein ligase family protein has translation MSEGGLMGGESNAGRLRVGRLIEWQHHGAAENMATDEALLQSVAAGAPPTLRYYGWSRPTLSLGYFQSLSEAEAWAATNQVTLGESGNVDLVRRSTGGGAILHHQELTLSLTLPENTADTGAREATYRAVHTAIAEELHVMGVVAKPYRTLGRNQVSRSIDDTPAESKRRPSEPFLCFQRRTDEDLIVSGYKVLGSAQRRTKGALLQHGSLLWSVTPHANVLPGLQELSGRTLSMSRLISGLAERLSSVLQLEWKPGELDRSEKEAADQIASQKYGNQAWTAKR, from the coding sequence GTGAGCGAAGGCGGGTTGATGGGCGGCGAATCCAACGCTGGGCGTTTGCGAGTCGGGCGGTTGATTGAGTGGCAGCATCATGGTGCCGCAGAAAACATGGCGACGGACGAGGCGTTGCTGCAGAGTGTGGCTGCGGGGGCACCGCCGACGCTTCGTTACTATGGCTGGAGTCGTCCGACGCTGTCACTTGGTTACTTTCAGTCCTTGAGCGAAGCGGAAGCCTGGGCGGCGACGAACCAAGTCACGCTTGGCGAGTCGGGCAACGTGGATCTCGTTCGTCGATCGACCGGAGGTGGTGCGATCTTGCATCACCAAGAACTGACCTTGTCGCTGACCTTGCCGGAAAACACCGCTGACACGGGAGCTCGCGAAGCGACGTACCGCGCGGTGCACACGGCCATCGCAGAGGAGCTGCATGTGATGGGAGTGGTGGCCAAACCCTATCGGACATTGGGCCGGAATCAGGTGTCGCGGTCGATCGATGACACGCCAGCGGAATCCAAGCGAAGACCGAGCGAACCGTTTTTGTGTTTTCAACGCCGGACGGATGAAGATCTAATCGTCAGCGGCTACAAGGTCCTGGGAAGTGCGCAGCGTCGGACCAAGGGTGCGTTGTTGCAGCACGGCAGTTTGCTATGGAGCGTGACGCCGCACGCCAATGTGTTGCCTGGATTGCAGGAGTTGTCCGGTCGAACGTTGTCGATGTCTCGCCTGATCAGTGGCTTGGCTGAACGACTTTCCAGTGTCTTGCAACTGGAATGGAAGCCAGGCGAACTGGATCGATCCGAAAAGGAGGCCGCTGATCAAATCGCCTCGCAGAAGTACGGCAACCAAGCTTGGACGGCAAAACGCTAG
- the thiD gene encoding bifunctional hydroxymethylpyrimidine kinase/phosphomethylpyrimidine kinase encodes MPKSPPIALTIAGSDPSGGAGLQADLKTFHNQGVYGCSVVTLLTAQNTQGVQGIHPIPPSFVLSQWRSVTSDLKVSAIKTGALGTAEMIDLIADCLSDVTCPIVIDPVMISKHGHAIIDDDAVSQLTKRLLPLATLVTPNSLEAERLLDCRIRNEDELIRASQTLQSLTRGAVLVKAHLANESVDCLATADQVELFRSPRLQTDRTHGSGCVLSAAITANLSLGRSLLDAIVHARQFVHQAIQTAPVIGAGINPLELRGNGDSRSSVVDD; translated from the coding sequence ATGCCGAAATCTCCACCCATCGCATTGACCATCGCCGGTTCCGATCCTTCCGGCGGCGCGGGTCTGCAAGCTGACCTGAAAACATTCCACAACCAAGGCGTCTACGGTTGCAGTGTGGTGACATTGCTCACCGCGCAAAACACACAAGGTGTGCAGGGGATTCATCCGATCCCGCCAAGCTTTGTGTTGTCCCAATGGCGAAGTGTTACCAGCGACCTAAAGGTCTCTGCGATCAAAACAGGAGCCTTGGGCACCGCTGAGATGATCGATCTCATTGCTGATTGCCTGTCCGATGTGACTTGCCCAATCGTCATCGACCCCGTGATGATCAGCAAACACGGGCACGCCATCATTGATGACGATGCGGTCTCTCAATTGACCAAACGACTGCTTCCTTTGGCGACGTTGGTCACTCCGAATTCATTGGAAGCGGAACGGTTACTGGACTGTCGAATTCGAAATGAAGACGAGCTGATCCGAGCCTCTCAAACGCTTCAATCGCTGACCCGCGGTGCTGTTCTGGTCAAAGCACATCTCGCGAACGAATCCGTGGACTGCTTGGCCACGGCGGATCAAGTCGAGCTGTTCCGATCGCCGCGATTGCAAACCGATCGAACTCATGGAAGCGGGTGCGTGCTATCGGCTGCCATCACCGCGAACTTGTCGCTGGGGCGATCGTTGCTGGATGCCATCGTGCACGCGCGGCAGTTCGTTCATCAAGCGATCCAAACAGCACCCGTCATCGGTGCCGGAATCAATCCGCTGGAACTTCGCGGCAATGGAGACTCGCGAAGCTCCGTGGTGGACGATTAA
- a CDS encoding sigma-54-dependent transcriptional regulator: MTPAASILLVDDDQHLATSLGEWLADEGFEIHLAATVDHARQQLKKHSFVLVITDLRLGPDDGMTLVADIKRHYPTTPVLVMTGYATPNTAVEAIRAGAMDVLTKPVIDDELLLAIDRAMNQQKIESENETLRRQLDQRSGLENILSHDYRMLKIFDVIDSVADAKASILITGENGTGKSMIARAIHNRCQRRTGPFIEVACGALPDTLLESELFGHVAGAYTGANSDRRGKFELADGGTLFLDEIATATPAMQVKLLRVLQEFQFEPLGGMDTRTVDTRVILATNENLDKAVAEGTFRQDLFYRINVVNIVLPALRERPGDIPLLVDHFLREAAETAGREVEGFDREAMKCLQSYGWPGNVRQLENVVERAVLLATDRVLSKDDLPPDVLGTSANQHASIGSVGNSPGVTASHGTSSFNPTSLDGCSLREALEGPEREIILHSLRRHNWNRAATADELEINRTTLYKKMKRLGLDDPRLQYANH; this comes from the coding sequence ATGACGCCCGCTGCTTCCATCCTTCTCGTCGACGACGATCAACACTTGGCCACCTCGCTAGGTGAATGGCTTGCAGACGAAGGTTTTGAAATCCACTTGGCAGCCACCGTCGATCATGCTCGCCAGCAACTCAAGAAACACAGCTTTGTGCTGGTGATCACGGACCTGCGTCTCGGTCCCGATGATGGAATGACTTTGGTGGCGGACATCAAACGCCATTATCCCACCACGCCTGTTTTGGTGATGACCGGCTACGCGACACCCAATACCGCCGTGGAAGCGATCCGCGCGGGGGCGATGGACGTGCTGACCAAACCAGTGATCGATGATGAGTTGTTGCTCGCCATCGACCGCGCGATGAATCAGCAGAAGATCGAATCCGAAAATGAAACGCTTCGTCGACAACTCGATCAACGCAGTGGCTTAGAAAACATCCTCAGCCACGACTATCGAATGCTGAAGATCTTTGATGTGATCGACAGCGTGGCCGATGCCAAAGCCTCCATCTTGATCACCGGAGAAAACGGCACGGGCAAAAGCATGATCGCCCGAGCGATCCACAATCGTTGCCAGCGTCGCACGGGCCCCTTCATCGAAGTGGCTTGTGGTGCGTTGCCCGATACATTGCTCGAAAGCGAACTGTTCGGGCACGTCGCGGGTGCTTACACCGGAGCCAACTCGGACCGTCGGGGAAAATTTGAGCTGGCCGATGGCGGAACGCTGTTCCTGGATGAAATCGCCACCGCAACGCCGGCCATGCAAGTCAAGTTGCTACGAGTCCTGCAAGAATTCCAATTTGAACCTTTGGGTGGAATGGACACACGGACGGTGGACACACGTGTGATCCTCGCCACCAACGAAAACTTGGATAAAGCCGTCGCGGAAGGTACTTTCCGGCAAGACCTCTTCTACCGCATCAACGTGGTCAACATCGTCTTGCCAGCCCTTCGCGAACGTCCGGGCGACATTCCGCTTCTCGTCGATCATTTCCTTCGTGAAGCCGCCGAAACCGCGGGACGCGAAGTGGAAGGCTTCGACCGCGAAGCGATGAAGTGCTTGCAATCCTACGGTTGGCCCGGCAACGTTCGGCAACTTGAAAACGTGGTTGAACGCGCCGTCCTGCTCGCCACCGACCGAGTGCTCAGCAAAGACGACCTGCCGCCGGATGTCTTGGGCACGTCGGCCAACCAACATGCTTCGATTGGCAGCGTCGGCAACTCGCCCGGCGTGACCGCGTCCCATGGCACTTCGTCGTTCAATCCGACAAGCTTGGATGGATGCAGCCTGCGAGAAGCACTCGAAGGTCCTGAACGCGAAATCATTCTTCATTCGCTGCGTCGGCACAATTGGAATCGAGCAGCCACAGCCGATGAACTCGAAATCAATCGCACGACGCTCTATAAAAAGATGAAACGTCTGGGTCTCGATGACCCTCGTTTGCAATACGCCAATCATTAA
- a CDS encoding carbon storage regulator — translation MLVLTRKLDEQILIGDNVKITVIKVRNNQVRLGISAPRDVRVLRGELEPKETEMIIDLDLEDDQDADASQALLQTTAEMEASYRPEKARKPATKTRATEASNRVRKMLPASNESSRVVDTTETTGTASNDGSTPSLSLFSGKVNRRTGEGSLKRSPLAGYFTAP, via the coding sequence ATGTTGGTTCTGACTCGCAAACTCGACGAACAAATCCTGATCGGTGACAACGTCAAGATCACGGTCATCAAAGTCCGCAACAACCAAGTTCGACTGGGCATCTCGGCTCCTCGTGACGTTCGAGTCCTCCGAGGGGAATTGGAACCCAAAGAAACGGAAATGATCATCGACCTCGATCTGGAAGACGACCAGGACGCAGACGCTAGCCAAGCTTTACTGCAGACCACTGCTGAAATGGAAGCTTCGTACCGTCCCGAGAAAGCTCGCAAACCTGCCACCAAGACTCGTGCAACAGAAGCGTCCAATCGCGTTCGCAAGATGTTGCCGGCAAGCAACGAATCCAGCCGTGTTGTCGATACAACCGAAACAACCGGCACCGCTTCTAACGATGGCTCCACGCCTTCGCTCAGTCTCTTCAGCGGCAAAGTCAATCGTCGTACCGGCGAAGGCTCGCTGAAACGCAGTCCATTGGCTGGTTATTTCACCGCTCCCTGA
- a CDS encoding lysophospholipid acyltransferase family protein — protein sequence MKVPSIVNPVIGVGIAAAFKLMRMTFRVRVRNDQRERLMRRTGKSHALAILHAHQLAALSLSAPRAGAMVSRSRDGDLLLPLLRASNCVPIRGSSGAGQKGGATALTTLIRHVKKGHPGVIAVDGPRGPRGAVQKGIAMLAMKADVPIIPVVLIPRRRWIFQKAWDRMQILLPFTLVDAMFGDPIFAGPDASIEELTAQVEASLKAMELQMDPEEARKGEQMNQERAARRKSKTRSGSANHQEKPASFSAENVVKEAA from the coding sequence ATGAAAGTTCCCTCCATCGTGAATCCGGTCATCGGAGTTGGCATCGCCGCCGCATTCAAACTCATGCGGATGACGTTTCGCGTGCGTGTTCGCAACGACCAACGTGAAAGGTTGATGCGTCGAACGGGCAAGTCGCATGCGTTGGCAATCTTGCACGCTCATCAACTCGCTGCATTGTCGCTTTCAGCTCCCAGAGCCGGGGCGATGGTTTCTCGTTCGCGAGACGGCGATTTGCTATTGCCGTTGTTGAGGGCCAGCAACTGCGTGCCGATTCGCGGTAGCAGTGGGGCCGGTCAGAAAGGTGGTGCCACCGCTTTAACCACGCTGATTCGCCACGTCAAAAAAGGACATCCCGGCGTGATCGCGGTCGATGGCCCTCGCGGACCTCGAGGGGCGGTCCAGAAGGGAATCGCGATGTTAGCCATGAAAGCTGACGTCCCCATCATCCCGGTGGTGTTGATTCCAAGACGCCGATGGATTTTCCAGAAAGCCTGGGATCGGATGCAAATTCTGCTGCCTTTCACTTTGGTGGATGCGATGTTCGGCGATCCCATTTTCGCGGGGCCGGATGCTTCCATCGAAGAATTGACTGCCCAGGTGGAAGCAAGCCTGAAGGCCATGGAACTGCAGATGGATCCAGAGGAAGCTCGCAAAGGTGAACAGATGAATCAGGAGCGAGCCGCTCGTCGGAAATCGAAGACTCGGTCCGGCTCGGCGAATCATCAAGAAAAACCAGCCAGTTTCTCCGCCGAAAATGTGGTGAAAGAAGCCGCCTGA
- a CDS encoding 6-phosphofructokinase encodes MAELAHHNLDIKRVAILFAGGPAPAANAVISTAAFSFLEEGAQVFGIKHGYSRLAEYTAAGPLQEGTDYIRFTHDSLTHARSSRGIMIGTARTNPGKHVSSPEHLKDAELVAPLRRVYEGLCSLEVDALISIGGDDTLKTANKLKMFQDNLPGDARRFPVVHLPKTIDNDYSGIDFTFGFFTAVETLAEEIRNLNYDAAAGRAYFLCEAMGRSAGWLAYGAAIAGEASMVLSVEDVTGALADEEVINQDTGETRKIMAMDRVIDRMVDMMLAREREGRQYGTIVIAEGMAEYLPSKYLEGVTRDDHGHINISLVNLSAIMSRLLAERYNERTGRTRKVNGLQMGYESRCAPPHAYDVMLGSQLGVGAYRALVEEKLNGVMVSVSGQFDLHFVPFEELVDPQTLVTKVRFIEQKSDFHRLARFLETCVDN; translated from the coding sequence GTGGCTGAGCTCGCTCATCACAATTTGGATATCAAACGCGTCGCGATTTTGTTCGCCGGCGGTCCCGCACCCGCCGCCAACGCGGTCATCAGCACGGCTGCGTTTTCATTCTTGGAGGAAGGGGCTCAGGTTTTCGGGATCAAGCACGGTTACAGCCGATTGGCCGAATACACCGCTGCCGGGCCTTTGCAAGAAGGCACCGACTACATCCGCTTCACGCATGATTCGCTCACGCACGCTCGCAGCAGCCGCGGAATCATGATCGGAACGGCTCGCACCAACCCCGGCAAACACGTCAGCAGCCCGGAACATTTGAAAGACGCTGAATTGGTCGCTCCTTTGCGTCGCGTCTATGAAGGTCTTTGTTCGTTGGAAGTTGATGCACTGATTTCCATCGGTGGCGATGACACCCTCAAGACCGCCAACAAGCTGAAGATGTTCCAGGACAATCTTCCGGGCGACGCTCGCCGGTTCCCCGTGGTTCATTTGCCGAAGACGATCGACAACGACTACTCGGGAATTGATTTCACATTTGGTTTCTTCACCGCGGTCGAGACGCTGGCCGAAGAGATTCGCAATCTGAACTACGACGCGGCGGCTGGTCGTGCGTACTTCCTGTGCGAAGCGATGGGACGCAGTGCCGGTTGGTTGGCATACGGTGCGGCAATCGCCGGCGAAGCCAGCATGGTGCTGAGCGTGGAAGACGTGACCGGCGCTTTGGCCGATGAAGAAGTCATCAATCAAGACACCGGCGAAACGCGAAAGATTATGGCGATGGATCGAGTCATCGATCGCATGGTCGACATGATGCTGGCTCGCGAACGCGAGGGCCGACAGTACGGAACCATCGTGATCGCCGAAGGCATGGCTGAGTATCTGCCATCGAAGTATCTCGAGGGAGTGACCCGTGACGATCACGGCCACATCAATATTTCCTTGGTCAACTTGTCCGCGATCATGTCTCGATTGTTGGCGGAACGTTACAACGAGCGTACCGGGCGAACTCGCAAGGTGAATGGTTTGCAGATGGGTTACGAATCCCGTTGTGCACCACCGCACGCCTACGACGTGATGCTAGGTTCGCAGTTGGGCGTGGGAGCGTACCGTGCGTTGGTCGAGGAAAAGCTCAACGGCGTGATGGTTTCGGTTTCGGGCCAATTCGATCTGCACTTCGTGCCGTTTGAAGAACTGGTGGACCCTCAAACCTTGGTCACCAAAGTCCGCTTCATCGAGCAAAAGTCGGACTTCCACCGATTGGCCCGGTTCTTGGAAACCTGCGTCGACAATTGA
- the mutM gene encoding bifunctional DNA-formamidopyrimidine glycosylase/DNA-(apurinic or apyrimidinic site) lyase has protein sequence MPELPEVETMCRGIRPIIGRTVERVEVPPCHCRPITIEPKIATLQRRLRDRQVADIQRRGKRVMLCFDDASRLVIEPRMTGLVLLADPPDPDHLRLRIQFKNSSVARSATDSVAELLVWDRRGLGTIRWMNDREYRVKIDERLGADALHITADQLKQNLGLSRRPVKVALLDQAAVAGIGNLYAAEILFLAGVDPRTRCDRLTQPQWQRIHAAIGEVLQDAIAHEGSTLSDGTYRNALNDPGGYQNMHRVYDREHQSCPRCETGVVRRIVQAQRSTFFCAGCQRKSGKHPSIV, from the coding sequence ATGCCGGAGTTACCGGAAGTCGAAACGATGTGCCGCGGGATCCGACCAATCATCGGTCGGACCGTCGAACGCGTCGAAGTGCCTCCCTGCCACTGCCGCCCGATCACAATCGAACCCAAGATCGCAACGCTTCAACGACGTTTGCGAGACCGACAGGTCGCTGACATCCAGCGACGCGGAAAACGTGTGATGCTGTGCTTTGACGATGCGTCGAGACTGGTCATCGAACCACGAATGACCGGTTTGGTGCTGCTCGCGGACCCACCTGATCCGGACCATCTGCGTCTGAGGATCCAGTTCAAAAATTCGAGCGTGGCACGCTCCGCGACCGACTCCGTCGCTGAACTTTTGGTCTGGGACCGGAGAGGTCTGGGCACCATCCGCTGGATGAACGACCGTGAATACCGCGTGAAGATCGATGAGCGGCTTGGAGCAGACGCGTTGCACATCACCGCCGATCAGCTCAAGCAGAATCTGGGTCTCTCACGCCGCCCCGTCAAAGTCGCGTTGTTGGACCAAGCCGCCGTTGCCGGGATCGGCAATCTGTACGCTGCGGAAATCCTATTCTTGGCGGGTGTCGATCCGCGAACGCGATGCGATCGATTGACCCAGCCTCAGTGGCAGCGCATCCACGCCGCAATCGGCGAGGTGCTTCAGGACGCCATCGCCCACGAAGGTAGCACGCTCAGCGACGGGACCTACCGAAACGCGTTGAACGATCCCGGCGGATACCAAAACATGCACCGGGTTTATGACCGCGAGCACCAAAGCTGCCCGCGATGCGAAACGGGCGTGGTTCGCCGCATCGTTCAGGCTCAACGGTCAACGTTTTTCTGTGCCGGGTGCCAACGCAAAAGCGGAAAGCACCCAAGCATCGTCTAA